In one Candidatus Planktophila versatilis genomic region, the following are encoded:
- a CDS encoding TerC family protein yields the protein MISSTEWLVTVAVLGAVIVADLILAIVRRNKETTPREALSWTLFYVVAAIAFGYFLPQWAPAEYRKEFIAGWLTEYSLSVDNLFVFIILLATLKIKKESQQLVLLYGILIAIVLRVILIFLGVALVSRFTWVFFFFGAFLIFTAYKLVNEKENVEEEESKLVVFMRKRGFSNFAIALVALGITDLIFALDSIPAILGLTTSSYVVITANIFALMGLRQLYFLLQGLMDRLIHLSRGLSFILAFIGVKMVLHALHSIGVHVPEISLELSLAVIITTLTVTAITSLYATRGGSGKEKI from the coding sequence GTAACTGTTGCGGTACTTGGCGCAGTCATAGTTGCCGATTTAATCCTGGCAATCGTGCGCAGAAATAAAGAGACAACTCCGCGCGAAGCCTTAAGTTGGACCCTCTTTTACGTTGTTGCCGCCATTGCATTTGGTTACTTCTTGCCGCAGTGGGCTCCGGCTGAATATCGCAAAGAGTTCATCGCTGGTTGGCTCACCGAGTATTCGCTATCAGTTGATAATCTCTTCGTCTTTATCATCCTGCTCGCCACACTTAAGATCAAGAAAGAGTCGCAACAACTCGTCCTGCTTTACGGAATTCTGATTGCGATTGTCCTGCGCGTCATCCTTATCTTCCTTGGCGTAGCACTTGTCTCCAGGTTCACCTGGGTCTTCTTCTTCTTTGGCGCATTCCTGATCTTCACCGCCTATAAGTTGGTAAATGAGAAAGAGAATGTGGAAGAAGAAGAGTCAAAGCTTGTCGTATTTATGCGCAAACGAGGTTTCAGTAACTTTGCCATCGCACTTGTGGCCCTTGGCATCACAGATTTAATCTTTGCACTCGATTCCATTCCGGCCATTCTTGGTCTGACGACCAGCAGCTACGTAGTCATAACCGCAAATATCTTTGCGCTGATGGGTTTGCGCCAGCTCTACTTCTTACTCCAAGGCCTCATGGATCGACTGATTCACTTATCTCGCGGGCTCTCATTTATCTTGGCATTTATCGGAGTCAAGATGGTCCTCCACGCCCTACACAGCATCGGGGTTCACGTGCCTGAGATTTCACTCGAGCTAAGTTTGGCGGTCATCATTACTACGCTTACGGTTACCGCGATTACTAGCCTCTATGCCACCCGTGGTGGTTCAGGAAAAGAGAAGATTTAA
- a CDS encoding CBS domain-containing protein — translation MKIGSIISGKRVETISASASIHDLVSSLNSHHVGALVVSSDGKKIDGIVSERDVVRAMPGKLDQLIGMHVRDIMTVDVHTCTADSTVAELMQMMTELRIRHVPVVDGEGALISIVSIGDVVKNHVNELESERQALKDYVASGN, via the coding sequence ATGAAGATTGGCAGCATAATCTCAGGAAAGCGCGTTGAAACTATTTCAGCTAGTGCCAGCATCCATGATTTGGTGAGCTCATTAAACTCACACCATGTCGGGGCCCTAGTTGTCTCTAGTGATGGCAAGAAAATTGATGGAATTGTGTCCGAGCGAGACGTTGTCCGAGCGATGCCGGGCAAACTCGACCAACTAATTGGGATGCATGTTCGCGACATCATGACCGTCGATGTCCACACCTGCACCGCAGATTCCACCGTTGCAGAACTAATGCAGATGATGACCGAGCTGCGGATACGTCACGTTCCAGTTGTTGATGGCGAAGGAGCCTTGATTTCTATAGTTTCTATTGGCGATGTGGTTAAAAATCATGTGAATGAACTCGAATCCGAGCGCCAGGCCCTGAAAGATTACGTAGCAAGCGGTAATTAA
- a CDS encoding DUF305 domain-containing protein, which translates to MQINIDKKTGILSGVIAVLIGVTIFLMGTQNSSSGLFGMNHSAMDGENNSTNSSLLGSDAMFFEMMIPHHQQAVDISDLAISRSKDTELIELAKKIRNGQAAEIIQMKNWLADAGDSSMMGHGMNHGMNHSMGDGMGGMLTESELDTLNSLSGSKFDNYWLRGMITHHEGALHMVTMIKDSNRSEIQNFGKEIVSVQTAEIEQMKKMLNRIG; encoded by the coding sequence ATGCAAATCAATATCGACAAGAAAACTGGAATTTTATCAGGGGTCATAGCAGTACTCATTGGCGTCACTATTTTCTTAATGGGCACTCAAAATAGCTCTTCAGGTTTGTTTGGGATGAACCACTCAGCCATGGATGGAGAAAACAACTCAACGAACTCCAGTTTGCTTGGTTCAGATGCAATGTTCTTTGAAATGATGATTCCTCATCACCAACAAGCCGTTGATATTTCTGATCTGGCCATCTCTCGTTCCAAAGACACCGAACTTATTGAATTGGCTAAGAAAATTAGAAATGGACAAGCCGCTGAGATTATTCAAATGAAAAATTGGCTTGCAGATGCGGGCGATAGTTCAATGATGGGCCACGGTATGAATCACGGAATGAACCACTCCATGGGTGATGGAATGGGTGGAATGCTCACCGAATCTGAACTGGATACCCTTAACTCTCTTAGTGGCTCAAAATTTGATAACTACTGGCTGAGGGGCATGATCACCCATCATGAAGGTGCTCTCCACATGGTTACGATGATTAAGGATTCGAATCGCTCAGAAATTCAAAACTTTGGAAAAGAAATTGTCTCTGTTCAAACTGCCGAGATTGAGCAAATGAAAAAAATGCTCAATCGAATTGGATAA
- a CDS encoding DUF305 domain-containing protein, giving the protein MLKKISILLLAVGVILIPNGANASTHAKSLQNLGMNEIMFAQMMIPHHEQAISMSETALKKSRNQAILKLSNQIKSLQGTEKSQLAYWLKATDSSMTMDHDMQMSGMLTTKELASLKRLTGTQFDRTFLQLMIKHHQGALEMVDLISDSKNAEAKALAKAINSAQSKEITSMKLLLKKLK; this is encoded by the coding sequence ATGCTGAAAAAAATCAGTATTTTATTGTTGGCTGTTGGGGTCATTCTGATTCCAAATGGCGCTAATGCTTCGACGCATGCAAAGTCATTACAAAATCTAGGCATGAATGAAATCATGTTTGCCCAGATGATGATTCCGCATCATGAGCAAGCGATTTCTATGTCGGAAACCGCTCTTAAGAAGAGTCGCAACCAGGCAATTTTGAAACTCTCTAACCAGATAAAGAGCCTTCAAGGCACTGAAAAGTCACAATTGGCGTATTGGCTGAAAGCGACAGATTCTTCAATGACGATGGATCACGATATGCAGATGTCTGGAATGTTAACTACGAAGGAACTTGCTTCACTGAAACGTCTAACTGGAACCCAGTTCGATCGGACATTCCTGCAACTGATGATCAAGCATCATCAGGGGGCACTTGAAATGGTTGATCTCATTTCTGATTCCAAAAATGCGGAGGCTAAGGCGCTTGCTAAAGCCATCAATTCTGCACAAAGTAAAGAAATAACATCCATGAAACTACTTCTTAAGAAATTGAAATAA
- a CDS encoding ubiquinol-cytochrome c reductase iron-sulfur subunit: MEPISRRSLIAGVCAVVALGGSEIPAAANAAVKKLPGGRISVNLNAVPALAKVGGATRIGSVKGVPVAIARTGTSQYIALNLLCPHQGVTVTRNESGWVCNAHGSEFEPDGDLVLGPATTGLTRLPMKISKGVATIG, encoded by the coding sequence ATGGAACCAATCTCGCGTCGTTCTTTGATTGCAGGTGTTTGCGCTGTTGTCGCTTTAGGTGGAAGTGAGATCCCCGCTGCAGCAAATGCGGCGGTGAAGAAGCTTCCTGGTGGTCGCATATCGGTAAACCTCAATGCAGTGCCGGCATTAGCAAAAGTTGGTGGGGCAACAAGAATTGGTTCCGTAAAGGGGGTGCCAGTAGCGATCGCTCGTACTGGCACCTCTCAATACATTGCCCTTAATCTTTTATGCCCACATCAAGGAGTAACTGTCACGCGAAATGAGAGTGGATGGGTTTGTAATGCCCACGGCTCTGAATTCGAACCTGACGGTGATTTGGTGTTAGGACCAGCAACGACAGGGCTTACCCGCCTTCCTATGAAGATCTCAAAGGGTGTAGCAACAATCGGGTAG
- a CDS encoding DUF305 domain-containing protein, with amino-acid sequence MFKKTVLLIAVISLPFFTQPATAGSHASSLKSLGANEIMFAQGMIPHHQQAIDMSTSALARSSNTKVKALASGIISDQKKEINQMKYWLAAKKAPLKMGHDMGHGMGMDGMLSESQVAELKKLRGPKFDTAFLKAMIEHHQGALTMLSMLSGSKNSEARALSKEIRAAQSGEISLMQKLLMEVSK; translated from the coding sequence ATGTTTAAGAAAACCGTATTACTGATTGCCGTTATTTCCCTTCCCTTCTTTACCCAGCCTGCAACAGCTGGTTCACATGCCAGTAGTCTGAAAAGTCTGGGCGCGAATGAGATCATGTTTGCTCAAGGCATGATTCCTCATCATCAGCAAGCGATTGACATGTCCACATCGGCCCTTGCGCGCTCTTCGAATACCAAAGTAAAAGCTCTTGCCTCAGGAATTATCTCTGATCAGAAAAAAGAGATTAACCAGATGAAGTATTGGCTTGCGGCAAAGAAAGCGCCCCTAAAGATGGGGCATGACATGGGACATGGCATGGGCATGGACGGAATGCTTTCTGAGAGTCAAGTTGCTGAATTGAAAAAGTTGCGGGGTCCAAAGTTCGATACCGCCTTCCTTAAAGCCATGATTGAGCACCACCAAGGTGCGCTCACTATGTTGTCAATGCTGAGTGGTTCAAAGAATTCAGAAGCGAGAGCACTGTCGAAGGAGATCCGAGCCGCGCAATCGGGGGAGATCTCATTAATGCAAAAGCTACTGATGGAAGTCTCGAAGTAA
- a CDS encoding NlpC/P60 family protein, which translates to MKRFIAAFLVVFFLFEPSFAWAAPSVSGAQREVDRLRTLAADKYEAANEATIKIASLERETTSLKEQESLIKSDLEEAKKVLGRIALQNYQGSGFGTGLELLLSTDPSQYLSDASMLNVVGTRYANEIRKYMLTKQKVQSSQLVIADRVNLLKSENIKLSREVSAAKAALAKATRILNSLKKEDRERLLSQEAARENKIFKDSQKYATSYVGDNSRGSTALKFALKQIGDIYVWAAAGPTRWDCSGLTMRAYQAAGVSLPHSSRVQVRYGKSISYGSLKPGDLLFFGKPISHVSIYMGGGKMVQAPRPGKKVEVVKLTKMFGRKPFVGARRL; encoded by the coding sequence ATGAAGCGCTTCATCGCTGCTTTTTTAGTAGTTTTCTTTCTATTTGAACCTTCCTTTGCGTGGGCAGCTCCCTCGGTTTCAGGTGCGCAACGGGAGGTAGATAGATTGCGCACTCTGGCTGCGGATAAATACGAAGCAGCAAATGAAGCAACCATAAAAATTGCTTCACTCGAAAGAGAAACGACAAGTTTAAAAGAGCAGGAATCTCTCATCAAATCTGACCTGGAAGAGGCGAAAAAAGTTCTTGGCCGTATCGCTCTTCAAAATTATCAAGGCTCAGGATTTGGAACGGGACTCGAGTTGCTACTCAGCACCGATCCTTCGCAATATCTCTCCGATGCTTCCATGTTAAATGTGGTTGGTACCCGATATGCCAATGAAATTCGCAAGTACATGCTAACGAAGCAGAAAGTTCAATCCTCACAGCTTGTAATAGCCGACCGAGTGAATCTGCTCAAGTCCGAAAATATCAAACTAAGTAGAGAGGTTTCTGCAGCCAAAGCCGCCCTTGCGAAGGCAACTCGAATCCTTAACTCATTAAAAAAGGAAGATCGAGAGCGGCTGCTTAGTCAAGAAGCTGCAAGAGAAAATAAGATATTTAAAGATTCACAGAAATATGCGACTAGTTACGTCGGTGACAATTCAAGAGGTTCCACTGCGCTGAAATTTGCACTCAAACAGATCGGTGACATCTATGTGTGGGCAGCTGCCGGGCCAACTCGCTGGGACTGTTCCGGGCTCACGATGCGCGCTTATCAAGCAGCCGGGGTGTCACTACCTCACTCTTCTCGAGTGCAAGTGAGGTATGGAAAGTCGATTTCTTACGGTTCGTTGAAGCCCGGTGATTTACTTTTCTTTGGCAAACCAATTAGCCATGTCTCCATATATATGGGTGGCGGAAAAATGGTGCAAGCACCCCGACCAGGAAAAAAAGTCGAAGTAGTCAAATTAACGAAAATGTTTGGCAGAAAACCATTTGTAGGGGCTAGGCGACTATGA
- a CDS encoding C40 family peptidase produces MTKFKLIRGLTTLVIVFFSVSILPPAFATKHKPTIAQIEAAKKIEEEKKKSAAISAKKLSSALGNLKKLAILAAEANKKYVSAINELAIAVRELNVATKVMEAAEAEVFQTHRDIGKLAVAAYISGSNMGGIENLLSANGPQDAIDTISLLDNLGSKNKVALERFKAAEEIAKQAKAIAVIAKERQVKVTEKVAVAKKEADAIRDAQQAEVDKLQAVQDKLQKELASARKVRLTLEQRRQLALLEEARSIEAGKVPNQAKVWRGGGPTGVANSRTTVDQRLKAVEFAKRQVLAKKPYVWGDEGPNAFDCSGLVYAAYKSAGLGWPIWDRLNSGLFYTYTKQIPIAEMEPGDLIFYSYKGTQSTIHHMSIYAGGGMMWEARSTKKGLRYSDIYSMPGMMPFAGRV; encoded by the coding sequence ATGACTAAGTTTAAGCTAATTAGAGGGCTAACTACTCTCGTCATTGTCTTCTTTTCGGTTTCGATATTGCCACCAGCTTTTGCCACCAAACATAAGCCTACGATTGCTCAGATTGAAGCGGCTAAGAAAATTGAAGAGGAAAAGAAGAAGAGTGCTGCAATTTCTGCAAAAAAACTCTCATCAGCATTAGGCAACCTCAAGAAACTTGCAATCCTTGCAGCTGAGGCCAACAAAAAATATGTATCGGCGATAAATGAGCTGGCGATTGCCGTCAGAGAACTTAACGTTGCGACCAAGGTGATGGAGGCAGCTGAAGCAGAGGTTTTTCAAACTCATCGTGATATTGGTAAATTGGCGGTAGCGGCTTATATCTCGGGAAGCAATATGGGCGGAATTGAAAATCTTTTAAGCGCCAATGGTCCGCAAGATGCAATTGACACTATCTCCTTACTTGATAATTTAGGATCAAAAAATAAGGTCGCACTTGAACGATTCAAGGCGGCTGAAGAAATCGCCAAGCAAGCTAAAGCAATCGCGGTCATTGCAAAGGAACGTCAAGTAAAGGTTACTGAAAAAGTTGCGGTAGCGAAGAAGGAAGCTGATGCCATTCGAGATGCTCAGCAAGCAGAAGTTGATAAACTGCAAGCGGTCCAAGATAAATTACAAAAGGAGCTTGCTTCCGCTAGAAAGGTACGACTGACCCTTGAGCAGAGGCGTCAGTTGGCGCTCTTGGAAGAGGCCAGATCGATCGAAGCTGGCAAGGTTCCTAATCAGGCAAAAGTCTGGCGTGGTGGCGGTCCCACAGGGGTAGCAAATTCAAGAACCACCGTCGATCAGAGGCTGAAGGCTGTTGAATTTGCTAAACGACAAGTGTTGGCAAAGAAACCATATGTTTGGGGCGATGAAGGACCAAACGCATTTGATTGCTCAGGGCTGGTTTACGCTGCCTATAAATCTGCTGGGCTGGGTTGGCCAATCTGGGATCGCCTTAACTCAGGGTTGTTTTATACCTACACCAAGCAGATTCCAATAGCAGAAATGGAACCGGGTGACTTAATATTTTATTCCTACAAAGGAACACAAAGCACCATTCACCATATGAGTATTTATGCAGGTGGCGGAATGATGTGGGAGGCCAGATCAACCAAAAAAGGACTTAGGTATTCAGATATTTACAGTATGCCCGGAATGATGCCATTTGCGGGCAGGGTTTAG
- a CDS encoding WD40/YVTN/BNR-like repeat-containing protein — protein sequence MSDGASAATLDSVSHIHHVKVVESKILVLTHEGLYELVGNNEMKLVGKDKIDVMGLTPLGKVLFASGHPAQGSKAPNPIGLVKSMDGGLSWKAISLVGKVDFHSLEGAGSELYGTDSQSGNLLYSSDSGKTWKSLGTSTFADIAVSPELPGVAIALKNSELLITKNAFKSTTKIKNSLKFTQIEWRDSGLYALGGNSLYKSTNSGKTWIKLSTFKGAPGILSASDQLMLVTVGSDIYTSTNSGKSFKVIA from the coding sequence TTGAGTGACGGAGCAAGCGCTGCAACTCTTGATTCCGTCTCACATATACATCATGTGAAAGTTGTAGAAAGCAAGATACTTGTTTTAACTCATGAGGGGCTTTATGAGCTAGTTGGCAACAATGAGATGAAGTTAGTAGGAAAAGATAAAATTGATGTGATGGGGCTGACACCCTTAGGAAAGGTACTATTTGCAAGCGGACACCCTGCTCAAGGATCTAAAGCACCAAACCCAATTGGCCTCGTTAAATCTATGGATGGAGGATTAAGTTGGAAAGCCATCTCTTTGGTTGGGAAAGTTGATTTCCACTCTTTAGAAGGTGCCGGCAGTGAGCTCTATGGCACAGATTCACAGAGTGGGAATTTACTGTATTCATCAGATTCTGGAAAGACATGGAAATCTTTAGGGACGAGTACCTTTGCAGATATTGCAGTTTCACCCGAGCTGCCAGGAGTAGCTATAGCACTTAAGAATTCTGAATTGCTAATTACCAAGAATGCATTTAAATCAACAACTAAAATTAAGAATAGCCTCAAATTCACCCAGATCGAATGGCGAGATTCGGGTCTATACGCTCTGGGCGGAAACTCGCTCTACAAGTCAACAAATTCTGGTAAAACTTGGATAAAGCTCAGCACATTTAAAGGCGCTCCTGGGATTCTCAGCGCTAGCGATCAGTTAATGCTGGTAACTGTGGGGTCAGATATCTATACATCCACCAATTCCGGAAAAAGTTTCAAAGTGATTGCTTAA
- a CDS encoding antibiotic biosynthesis monooxygenase family protein produces the protein MILEIAFMEVLPDSHLKFETAVKGAVSEILSKSKGFIDFEMHKGIERANTYTLLIHWQTLEDHTVGFRQSDAFIQWRAAIGGNLVSPPQVDHWSGV, from the coding sequence ATGATTCTTGAAATCGCCTTTATGGAAGTTTTACCTGATAGCCATTTGAAATTTGAAACTGCAGTAAAGGGGGCAGTTTCGGAAATCTTGTCCAAGTCGAAAGGCTTCATCGATTTCGAAATGCACAAGGGAATTGAGCGAGCAAATACTTACACATTGCTTATTCACTGGCAGACCCTGGAAGACCACACCGTGGGATTTCGTCAGAGCGATGCATTTATCCAATGGCGAGCAGCTATCGGCGGAAACTTGGTAAGCCCACCTCAGGTCGACCACTGGTCGGGCGTATAG
- a CDS encoding mandelate racemase/muconate lactonizing enzyme family protein, with product MKIDSVDLFYLRMPEVLDIGDGSQDALLVRVTADGYVGWGEAEASPLTSIASWIAPMSHSACHPVIDSVLGEPLNSPEDIYAISRKVRANSFYAIIQSDLTLSGIEIALWDLLGQVRQEPIYRLLGYKEATRKLPYASVLFGDTAEETLKKASEIRKAGFSAIKFGWGPFGRGSVQDDADHIHAAREGIGADAHLMIDAGTIFHEDVEAAAARLQALSDARVLWYEEPFDAAALASYGELAKRTPKVKLAGGEGAHNPFQAEHLIDHGGVGFVQIDTGYIGGIGDAYRVAQYAKARGVQFVNHTFTSHSALSASLQPFAGLKDSWITEYPMEPKSLCVELTVDKIEVESDGMITIPDRPGIGLEINLVAVKKYLVDTEIKVGGKVLYTTPTL from the coding sequence ATGAAAATCGATTCCGTAGATCTCTTTTATTTGCGCATGCCAGAGGTGCTAGATATCGGTGATGGTAGCCAAGATGCGCTTTTAGTGCGCGTTACTGCAGATGGCTATGTTGGATGGGGAGAGGCTGAGGCGTCACCACTTACTTCGATTGCAAGCTGGATTGCTCCTATGTCACATAGCGCCTGCCATCCAGTAATTGACTCAGTTTTGGGCGAACCACTGAATTCACCGGAAGATATTTATGCAATTTCTCGTAAAGTACGAGCTAATTCCTTCTATGCCATCATTCAAAGTGATTTAACGCTTTCTGGAATTGAGATTGCACTGTGGGATTTGCTTGGTCAGGTAAGGCAAGAGCCCATCTATAGATTGCTTGGCTATAAAGAAGCCACTCGTAAACTTCCATACGCTTCTGTTCTATTCGGAGATACCGCAGAAGAAACGTTGAAGAAGGCAAGTGAGATTAGAAAAGCTGGATTTAGTGCAATTAAATTTGGGTGGGGCCCTTTTGGACGTGGAAGTGTGCAAGATGATGCAGACCATATTCATGCTGCGCGAGAGGGCATTGGGGCTGATGCACACCTGATGATCGATGCTGGAACTATCTTCCACGAGGATGTGGAAGCCGCTGCCGCAAGATTGCAGGCGCTTTCTGATGCACGTGTTCTTTGGTATGAAGAACCTTTTGACGCTGCTGCGTTAGCTTCATATGGCGAATTAGCAAAGCGCACACCCAAGGTTAAGTTAGCTGGTGGAGAAGGTGCGCATAATCCATTCCAAGCAGAGCATTTGATCGACCACGGTGGAGTTGGGTTCGTTCAAATCGACACTGGATATATTGGTGGAATTGGCGATGCCTACCGTGTTGCTCAATATGCAAAGGCACGAGGGGTTCAATTTGTAAATCACACCTTCACCTCACACTCAGCACTTTCAGCCTCATTACAGCCCTTCGCAGGGCTTAAAGATTCTTGGATTACCGAGTATCCGATGGAACCTAAGTCACTTTGCGTTGAATTGACTGTAGATAAAATTGAAGTCGAAAGCGATGGAATGATTACTATTCCTGATCGCCCGGGAATCGGTCTTGAAATCAATTTAGTGGCCGTTAAAAAGTACTTGGTTGACACCGAGATAAAGGTGGGCGGAAAAGTTCTTTACACAACACCAACTCTTTAG
- a CDS encoding L-rhamnose mutarotase, giving the protein MFEIFEGQEAEYKKRHDEIWPELVTAIKDAGFKNYSLFRRGVHVIGYFEVEPDVKTAFEKLGKSEANARWAEWFKDVIVNLTDNQGNLLEFKEVWHLD; this is encoded by the coding sequence ATGTTCGAAATATTCGAAGGTCAAGAGGCCGAGTACAAGAAGCGTCATGATGAAATCTGGCCTGAGTTGGTAACAGCGATTAAGGATGCCGGCTTTAAAAATTACAGTCTTTTTCGTCGCGGAGTTCACGTTATTGGGTATTTTGAAGTTGAGCCTGATGTGAAGACAGCTTTCGAAAAGCTTGGCAAGAGTGAGGCAAATGCTCGCTGGGCAGAATGGTTTAAAGATGTCATCGTTAATTTGACCGATAACCAGGGAAACCTGCTTGAGTTTAAAGAAGTCTGGCACCTAGACTAA
- a CDS encoding VOC family protein: MGEILGFFHGGITVKDLQKSLKFYHDGLGLKVKFEKLLNGPYLRTVLNLKFDAINVAFLEVPGGGFIELLDYQGIEKLSAASRPCDFGGGHISFYVSKIDEIAEKMFKMGYIARSESCVDITEGPNAGGRSLYLLDPDGYPIELFMRPADA, translated from the coding sequence ATGGGCGAAATATTGGGATTTTTTCACGGCGGAATTACTGTTAAGGATTTGCAAAAATCCCTGAAGTTTTATCACGACGGACTTGGGCTTAAGGTGAAGTTTGAAAAGCTCCTCAATGGTCCTTACTTAAGAACGGTCCTGAATCTAAAATTTGATGCGATAAACGTTGCCTTTCTTGAAGTTCCTGGTGGCGGATTTATCGAGCTACTGGATTATCAAGGTATTGAAAAACTGTCAGCGGCATCGCGTCCCTGCGATTTTGGTGGCGGGCACATTAGCTTCTACGTTTCAAAAATTGATGAAATTGCAGAAAAGATGTTCAAAATGGGATACATCGCACGTAGCGAAAGTTGCGTTGACATCACTGAAGGACCAAATGCTGGCGGGCGTTCTTTGTATCTGCTAGATCCAGATGGTTACCCAATCGAATTGTTTATGCGTCCCGCCGACGCATAA
- a CDS encoding SDR family NAD(P)-dependent oxidoreductase, producing the protein MSHKGKLAVVTGAASGIGQATAIRLRDEGMRVIAVDMNKDALEKVTGVEHLVADLSKSEDRDKLVAAAQGAHALVNAAGLIRLKPILEFTVQDIRDIYAVNVEAVWDLTSRIGRTMTTGASIVNLSSVSAKLATTPETAVYASSKTAVLSITRSFAYAFGSKGVRVNAICPGIVDTPMQDKVLERLAEIRGIPVEDITSKRLTSVPLGRASEPYETAGFIFFLISDEGSYFTGQALSQDGGIVM; encoded by the coding sequence ATGTCTCATAAAGGAAAACTCGCGGTAGTTACCGGCGCAGCTTCTGGAATTGGTCAAGCAACTGCCATCAGGTTGCGTGATGAAGGCATGCGAGTCATTGCCGTGGATATGAATAAGGATGCGTTGGAGAAGGTCACGGGCGTTGAGCACCTTGTTGCCGATCTCTCCAAGAGCGAGGACCGCGATAAGTTAGTAGCAGCCGCACAAGGTGCACATGCCCTAGTTAATGCCGCTGGGCTCATTCGCTTGAAACCAATTCTTGAATTCACCGTTCAAGATATTCGCGATATCTATGCAGTTAACGTAGAGGCTGTCTGGGACCTGACAAGCCGGATCGGGCGCACGATGACAACAGGTGCGAGCATTGTTAACTTAAGTTCAGTCTCTGCCAAGCTGGCGACAACTCCAGAAACTGCTGTTTATGCCTCCTCTAAGACGGCGGTGCTTTCGATTACGCGCTCATTCGCTTATGCATTTGGATCAAAAGGTGTGCGCGTCAATGCGATTTGCCCAGGCATTGTTGATACTCCGATGCAAGACAAAGTTTTAGAAAGACTTGCCGAAATTCGTGGAATCCCCGTTGAAGACATCACGTCAAAGCGCTTAACTTCAGTGCCTCTAGGTCGGGCATCAGAGCCATATGAAACAGCTGGCTTTATTTTCTTTCTCATCTCGGATGAGGGCTCCTACTTCACAGGACAAGCTCTCAGCCAAGATGGTGGAATCGTTATGTAG
- a CDS encoding EamA family transporter, producing MSLLLAIAAALAFAVGIFLTRGVALNISIYKAIGPLFVLNALFVFPLIPFGPRWILWSGSVPYLHIVGAIGSGVVAGIIFRMVSRSSASVMSVGQALTPAVVLLAGPIALGASIIPIQVLLVVVLVFATIFPLRKSLAGVSSFTAIFLMIVIGVLSGLVTVAVVLLDRAGVGTTETFIVRQLLAGFIFMAIFPPIGLHWRDFLQLVRRSFFMSMGWLASIYAIREGSPVVAQSVMATIPLWVILIEVIVYRTRPSRPVVFSAIAIAIGIYALALTS from the coding sequence GTGAGCTTGCTTCTCGCCATTGCAGCAGCACTCGCCTTTGCAGTTGGAATCTTTCTAACTAGGGGCGTTGCGCTCAACATCTCGATTTATAAAGCAATAGGCCCACTATTTGTTCTCAACGCTCTCTTTGTATTTCCATTAATCCCATTTGGGCCACGTTGGATTCTTTGGTCTGGATCAGTTCCTTATCTACATATTGTGGGAGCTATAGGCAGTGGCGTGGTGGCTGGAATTATCTTCAGAATGGTCTCTCGGAGTTCGGCATCTGTGATGTCTGTCGGGCAAGCTCTCACGCCGGCGGTGGTACTGCTTGCTGGACCAATTGCACTGGGAGCCAGCATTATTCCGATACAGGTTCTGCTGGTAGTTGTATTGGTATTTGCGACAATATTTCCACTACGCAAGAGTCTGGCTGGAGTTAGTTCATTTACAGCAATTTTTCTCATGATTGTCATTGGCGTATTAAGTGGCCTTGTGACTGTGGCTGTTGTCCTTCTAGATAGGGCCGGAGTGGGCACAACTGAAACTTTTATTGTTCGCCAATTGCTCGCTGGTTTTATTTTCATGGCCATCTTCCCGCCTATAGGGCTGCATTGGCGAGATTTCCTGCAACTAGTAAGGCGATCATTTTTTATGAGCATGGGATGGCTTGCCTCTATTTATGCGATCCGCGAAGGCTCGCCCGTAGTTGCTCAGTCGGTGATGGCGACTATTCCACTGTGGGTAATTCTGATTGAGGTAATCGTTTATCGAACTCGTCCTTCACGCCCAGTGGTCTTTAGCGCCATTGCGATTGCCATCGGTATCTATGCCTTAGCCCTGACCTCCTAA